Genomic segment of Pochonia chlamydosporia 170 chromosome 1, whole genome shotgun sequence:
ttgcgTCGGGTACAGAATCTGCAGAttgacgttgatgccgcGGGGGAGAATGGCCAAAGCATCTTTGAGCGTAACGCCTGCCGTGGCGAGGATGTGATATACCTCTGCAATATTTTCGACTGTTCTAGTCGGCAAACTCGGCAGTGCAGCACGACTAGTATTTTGAGCAGTAATAGCCAAGAACTGCTGCAGGGACAGTCGACACAGCGGCAAGTCCAGTCCACCACAGCTAATCGTCCACTGTGGCCAAATTACGGGGATCCCATCACTTGTGTACTGCACGAATAGTCGGACGTAATCTCCAGATAGGCTCGACCCGGTAACCACAGCGTTCGTCGGTTGATTAAACTGGCTTGTTGCCTTCCAGTACGTCTCAAAGTCCGTAATTTCCAAAGGCTGCCCCTTGAAAGGCTTGATGACCTGAGTGCTGAAACTGATCTGCCCAATCGCCCTCAGTCGCGGATCAAACAGCGGCAAGCAGCACTTTGTAATGCCTCCTTGCTGGGTTTTGAAAACACTGGGTAATACCACCGTCTTGGCGATAATTTTGGCGCCATACGTGGGGAAAACATCAAAGTCGAGAGAAAACGTATCTAGATTGTCAACCTGGAAGGAAACCATGCGGGTATCTTCTTGAAAGGGAAGGATAATGTTCTTGGGAATAAGATCGGAGAGCTTGGAAGAAATTGTCAGCCGCGCTGCCGGGTATTTTCCATCCTGGAAGAAAATCAACGGCTGCTCTTGGGtgtcgtcaaagttgatTTGTACCACGGTCTTGGTATCGAGGAAGTTGTGGCCGTAGCGGCGGAGGGGAATGATGGGCGGTGGCAGTTCGAGAATAGGGATCGCGTCGGGGTCCAACGACATGGGCCCGGGAGCGCTGCTGCTGTCCATAGGCCCAAGCGACGGTTGCGATACGAGAGGGCTGGTCCGGATGTGAGTGTTGAAAGGTGTAAGTAGTTTCATACACTCAAGATGGCCTTCCCAAGCGGCGTAATACATGGCAGGAAGGTctttctcatcaacaatgttggcatcaactccaactttGAGCAACGCCTGCAGGCAGTCCACATTGCCCTCGCTCGCCGCATGGACAAGCGGAGTCCATCCGTACAGCTTGTCTATTTGGTCCAGATCCGCCCCAAACTGTTTGAGCAGGAGGAGCAACTGTGATGTCTTGCCAGATCTCGCCACCAAGTGCTGGGGATATAACCCTTCAGCGTCGGGGAGGATCTTTGCCCCATGCCTCAgaagcagctcaacaacCGCTTCGGAGCCATGCtcgcaagccaagttgagTGGGACGTGGTCTGAGTCGGACACTGGATCAATTCTTGCTGACCGAGCTAGCAAGCGCTGGACACAATCGAGATGGCCGTGAATAATGGAATGAATGAGTGGTGTAAAGTTATCGTGGTCAATAAGGTTGATGGTTGCGGAATTCACTGACAAAGGCGCATTAGTTTGGAACGACATTGCTGACAGATTGTGTGTTTTGCATACCATTTAGTAGAGCCTCGAGCATATCCAGACGCCCGTGCAAGCTGGCGTAATGCAGCGGCACACGTCCATACACATCCGTCCTGTCGACCGAGACACCTGCCTGAAGACCCCATTCCAAAACGTACTGTTTTCCATAAATAGATGCCTGGTGCAGACAATTTCTCTCGTTGATATCATCATAAGATTGCAAGTCGACGAGCCCAGTGTCTAACAAAACGCGCAATGACTCTTCGGGGGCGTCGTGGATGGCAGTCAAAAAGGTCCGAGTCACACGATCAGGTAAAGAGCTCTCTCCATCTGTTGAGCTTGTGGCCGATTGCATCTTCGTCAAGAGTTCCCTCAGCGTCTCTAGGTTTCCAGTGATGACCGTATCTAGCAGTAGAGTATCggcatctccttcatctgtCCCCATAAAATGTTGGC
This window contains:
- a CDS encoding ankyrin repeat protein nuc-2 (similar to Aspergillus terreus NIH2624 XP_001215999.1) codes for the protein MARQRGATSSTRRGEFQLPRKFGKQIQKRQLEVPEYAASFVNYKALKKLIKKLSATPTLAAQNDILRQTGPVDSQAALQANKATFFFQLERELDKVNAFYLQKEAELKIRLKTLLDKKKVLQTRDGISRRSSKFTTLEEGFQQFATDLNKLQQFVEINGTAFSKILKKWDKTSKSKTKELYLSRAVEVQPFFNATVISELSDQATTSLQELGAWSDGIQVNFQTPGHVVTSQHFMGTDEGDADTLLLDTVITGNLETLRELLTKMQSATSSTDGESSLPDRVTRTFLTAIHDAPEESLRVLLDTGLVDLQSYDDINERNCLHQASIYGKQYVLEWGLQAGVSVDRTDVYGRVPLHYASLHGRLDMLEALLNVNSATINLIDHDNFTPLIHSIIHGHLDCVQRLLARSARIDPVSDSDHVPLNLACEHGSEAVVELLLRHGAKILPDAEGLYPQHLVARSGKTSQLLLLLKQFGADLDQIDKLYGWTPLVHAASEGNVDCLQALLKVGVDANIVDEKDLPAMYYAAWEGHLECMKLLTPFNTHIRTSPLVSQPSLGPMDSSSAPGPMSLDPDAIPILELPPPIIPLRRYGHNFLDTKTVVQINFDDTQEQPLIFFQDGKYPAARLTISSKLSDLIPKNIILPFQEDTRMVSFQVDNLDTFSLDFDVFPTYGAKIIAKTVVLPSVFKTQQGGITKCCLPLFDPRLRAIGQISFSTQVIKPFKGQPLEITDFETYWKATSQFNQPTNAVVTGSSLSGDYVRLFVQYTSDGIPVIWPQWTISCGGLDLPLCRLSLQQFLAITAQNTSRAALPSLPTRTVENIAEVYHILATAGVTLKDALAILPRGINVNLQILYPTQEEEKALALGPALDVNTFVDAILTVVFDHARAQRAQYQSPDVARSMVFSSYNPRLCTALNWKQPNFPVFLCNDLGREDNILDENMVRTSGRRSTSIKEVVRIAQGNNFMGLICYSRLLDMVPALVDAIKSHGLALVMDKSTDSPGTSPMTDPFPRPPKGVDGVLKNHGILRFNDSIDM